One window of the Thermodesulfobacteriota bacterium genome contains the following:
- a CDS encoding pitrilysin family protein gives MIVKRAIISLYLIIIAVTVCLCVVAAGRLASFAEDANTPQHPRDMIFKPLVFSPPKGERVLLNNGMVLYILEDHELPVLNLSAVIRTGSVYEPADKAGLAELTGGVMRTGGTRSMTPDEINDQLEYIAGAVEIGIGSESGSASLSVMKKDTDIGIKIFADIMMNPGFDQEKLDLAKKQEIEAIRRRNDNPDSIAFREFRRLLYKDNPRGRVSTVKSINAITRKDLIEFHNRFFHPENVMLAISGDFQRDEMVKKVEKAFQNWEKTGVKIPRELPPSYSFEKSINYAFKDVPQSTIVLGHLSVRKTHPDYFPFKVLNFILGESGFNSRLTSEIRSNRGLAYSVGSIYRGDVEYGVFAVICQTKSVTTSKAISLIYNIIKDLKKNGVTEKELQWAKESIINKFIFSFTSSASIVNQQMSIDYDNLPEDFLEKYQENISRVTFEDIKRVAKYLYPDSSILVVVGKSKDFDRPLSEFGKVHEIELKDE, from the coding sequence ATGATAGTGAAAAGGGCGATTATTTCACTGTATTTGATAATCATAGCAGTAACAGTCTGCCTGTGCGTCGTAGCCGCAGGCAGACTGGCATCTTTTGCAGAGGATGCTAATACACCACAGCACCCCAGGGATATGATTTTTAAACCCCTGGTGTTTTCTCCTCCAAAAGGGGAACGGGTACTCCTAAATAACGGTATGGTTCTGTATATTCTGGAGGACCATGAGCTTCCCGTATTGAATCTGTCTGCGGTTATAAGGACCGGCTCGGTTTATGAACCTGCGGATAAGGCAGGTTTGGCTGAGTTAACCGGTGGAGTTATGAGGACAGGGGGCACCCGTTCTATGACGCCGGATGAGATAAACGACCAACTGGAGTATATTGCAGGCGCTGTAGAAATAGGTATTGGAAGCGAATCCGGGTCTGCCTCCCTTTCTGTGATGAAGAAGGATACAGACATTGGTATAAAGATATTTGCTGACATTATGATGAACCCGGGATTCGATCAGGAAAAGCTAGACCTGGCTAAAAAACAGGAGATTGAGGCTATAAGGCGCAGGAACGACAATCCTGACAGTATAGCCTTCAGGGAATTCAGAAGGCTTTTATACAAGGATAACCCCAGGGGCAGGGTATCCACGGTCAAATCGATTAACGCGATTACCAGAAAAGATTTGATTGAGTTTCACAACAGGTTCTTCCACCCGGAAAATGTAATGCTTGCTATCTCCGGAGACTTTCAGAGGGATGAGATGGTGAAAAAGGTCGAAAAGGCTTTTCAGAACTGGGAAAAAACCGGGGTCAAGATACCCAGAGAACTTCCCCCTTCATATTCCTTTGAAAAATCTATAAATTATGCCTTTAAGGATGTACCTCAGTCCACAATTGTACTTGGGCATCTGTCAGTTAGAAAAACCCATCCTGACTACTTTCCATTTAAGGTATTGAACTTTATCCTAGGAGAATCCGGTTTCAATTCCAGGTTGACTTCAGAGATCAGGTCTAATAGGGGTCTTGCATACAGTGTGGGGAGTATTTACAGAGGTGATGTGGAATATGGGGTGTTTGCCGTTATATGCCAGACCAAATCCGTTACTACCTCCAAGGCAATATCCCTGATCTATAACATTATAAAAGACCTGAAGAAGAACGGTGTTACAGAAAAAGAGCTTCAATGGGCAAAGGAGTCTATCATTAACAAATTCATCTTTTCTTTTACTTCTTCTGCCAGTATAGTAAACCAGCAGATGAGCATAGACTATGACAACCTGCCGGAGGATTTCTTAGAGAAGTATCAGGAAAACATATCCAGGGTTACATTTGAGGATATTAAAAGGGTGGCAAAGTATC